The following coding sequences are from one Caldilineales bacterium window:
- a CDS encoding CHAT domain-containing protein gives MSTFDRKRLREDFFAELEQRRLAECAALLHVARQQERSPVDDLWIDYLECIVWVEKAPPRWDRAASQLQRLLAANPPEDLLARVHLEIAFGADYLGDYQAAVEHNQQSLRLFAVLGDEVYEAKVLRNLGVAHGRAFQRGQQGPEVLQEALDCCRRSLGLARRHDAEALAANIELQLGNIAQWQGRWQDALAHYQARSEWCRQTGGAQRSLALALNNTGEVHHHGGDWRQAEACYLEALGILGGLPAGDPYEEADVWANLALTQRALGDLAAAGRASDKAIGLIESLLHPLEGQAARIGFFGSRVPVYEQRVELELERGRADQALTMLERAKSRAFLELLARRVEWGERGKEGEETSPLRWGMAQPLSAEEIRARLPDDALLVEYFLTARQAAALVVTTDWVRIVPLAGDLGLRLRAAFDGETERLKRVTPDDRGRLHEPFLLHGLRQMLWAPLASELKGRQRVVIVPYGVLHYLPFLALVDRPLEPASDLDVLLAPSASVFLGLDRTSLTAAQQHALVVHYGPDLNYARREAEAVTHKLAARLLTGDEATDGRVLAEAGDYALLHFACHGCFDARQPLESGLDLADGRLTAAQIMADMRLRADLVTLSGCDTGRTQRLNGDELMGLVRAFLAAGARAVLVSLWPVDDVSTRLLMERFYEDVATGKEAAAALRAAQRWLRHMTAAELASKLAADGLPAADIRAEVRRLQGMSGEARERVFEHPYFWAPFILVGGWRVRS, from the coding sequence ATGTCGACGTTCGATCGGAAGCGCCTGCGGGAGGATTTCTTCGCCGAACTCGAACAACGGCGATTGGCCGAGTGCGCCGCCCTGTTGCACGTGGCCCGCCAACAGGAACGGTCGCCCGTCGATGATCTATGGATCGATTACCTGGAGTGCATCGTCTGGGTCGAAAAAGCGCCGCCGCGCTGGGATCGGGCGGCGAGCCAATTGCAGCGGCTGCTGGCCGCCAACCCACCGGAGGATCTGCTGGCTCGCGTCCATCTGGAGATCGCCTTCGGGGCCGATTACCTGGGCGACTACCAGGCGGCGGTCGAACATAATCAGCAGAGCTTGCGGCTGTTCGCGGTCTTGGGCGACGAGGTCTACGAGGCCAAAGTCCTGCGCAATCTGGGCGTAGCCCACGGCCGCGCCTTCCAACGCGGACAACAGGGGCCGGAGGTCTTGCAAGAGGCGCTGGACTGCTGCCGGCGCAGCCTGGGCCTGGCCCGGCGGCACGACGCCGAAGCCTTGGCCGCCAACATCGAGCTGCAACTGGGCAACATTGCCCAATGGCAGGGACGCTGGCAGGACGCTTTGGCCCATTACCAGGCCCGCAGCGAGTGGTGTCGCCAGACCGGTGGGGCGCAGCGCAGCCTGGCTCTGGCCCTGAACAACACCGGCGAGGTGCACCATCATGGGGGCGATTGGCGGCAGGCCGAAGCGTGTTACCTTGAAGCGTTGGGTATCTTGGGCGGGCTGCCCGCCGGCGACCCTTACGAGGAGGCCGATGTCTGGGCCAATCTGGCGCTGACGCAACGGGCGCTGGGCGACCTGGCTGCCGCCGGCAGGGCTTCGGACAAAGCCATTGGCCTGATTGAGTCACTATTGCACCCGCTGGAGGGCCAGGCCGCGCGTATCGGCTTCTTTGGCTCGCGCGTGCCGGTGTATGAGCAGCGGGTCGAACTCGAATTGGAGCGGGGGCGGGCGGATCAGGCGTTGACGATGCTGGAACGGGCCAAGTCGCGGGCTTTCCTGGAGCTGTTGGCGCGACGGGTTGAGTGGGGCGAGAGGGGCAAGGAGGGCGAGGAGACCTCGCCCCTACGATGGGGGATGGCGCAACCCTTATCGGCCGAGGAAATCCGAGCACGGCTGCCCGACGACGCGTTGCTGGTCGAGTATTTTCTCACCGCGCGGCAGGCGGCGGCTTTGGTCGTCACGACCGACTGGGTGCGGATCGTCCCGCTGGCCGGCGATCTGGGGCTGCGCCTGCGGGCGGCCTTCGATGGCGAAACGGAGCGCCTGAAGCGAGTGACGCCCGATGACAGGGGTCGCCTGCACGAGCCTTTTCTGCTGCACGGGCTGCGCCAAATGCTGTGGGCGCCGCTGGCATCCGAGTTGAAAGGCCGTCAGCGGGTGGTCATCGTCCCCTATGGCGTGCTTCACTACCTGCCCTTCCTCGCCCTGGTGGATCGGCCCCTCGAACCTGCCTCCGACCTCGACGTCCTGCTTGCTCCCAGCGCCAGCGTGTTTCTTGGACTCGATCGCACGAGCCTGACCGCTGCTCAGCAGCATGCCCTGGTGGTGCATTACGGCCCCGATCTGAACTATGCCCGTCGCGAAGCTGAGGCAGTGACGCACAAGCTGGCGGCCCGGTTATTGACCGGCGACGAAGCCACGGATGGGCGGGTTCTGGCCGAGGCCGGGGACTACGCCCTCTTGCATTTCGCCTGCCACGGCTGCTTCGACGCCCGACAGCCGTTGGAGTCGGGGTTGGATCTGGCCGATGGCCGCCTGACTGCCGCCCAGATCATGGCCGATATGCGCCTGCGCGCCGATCTGGTGACGCTGAGCGGCTGTGACACGGGCCGGACGCAGCGTCTGAACGGGGACGAGTTGATGGGTCTGGTGCGGGCGTTTTTGGCGGCGGGGGCCAGGGCGGTGTTGGTGAGCCTGTGGCCGGTAGATGATGTCTCGACCCGTTTATTGATGGAAAGGTTCTACGAGGATGTGGCGACGGGCAAAGAGGCAGCGGCGGCTTTGCGAGCGGCGCAGCGATGGCTGCGCCACATGACGGCGGCCGAGTTGGCGTCGAAGCTGGCAGCCGATGGTCTGCCCGCGGCGGACATCCGGGCGGAGGTGCGGCGTTTGCAGGGCATGAGTGGGGAAGCGAGGGAGCGGGTGTTCGAGCATCCGTATTTTTGGGCGCCGTTCATTCTGGTGGGCGGATGGCGTGTGCGGTCGTGA